Proteins encoded within one genomic window of Candidatus Delongbacteria bacterium:
- the gcvT gene encoding glycine cleavage system aminomethyltransferase GcvT, with the protein MSIKSTALLSVHEKLGARIVDFAGYRMPLQYTSILDEHQAVRQAAGVFDVSHMGEFFVSGTGVRAFLDSVTVNNVARLKHGQIHYSAMMTPQGGIVDDLLVYCQDDEHFMLVVNASNRDKDLAWLKSHCPAGITIDDQSDDWSLLAVQGPLAWPLIVGLSDEPGLDEVPYYWFRHGHLRGIPAIISRTGYTGERGFELYVRNEHAVALWELLFREGEAIGLKPIGLGARDTLRLEMKFALYGNDIDDTTSTIEANLGWITKARKGDFQGSEVVKRHLAEGAPRLLVGFELVEKGIARHGHSCWSGDQEVGVVTSGAMSPSLGRPIGMAYLPPALAAEGSEFQVEIRGRRLAARVVPTPFYNPEVPCK; encoded by the coding sequence ATGAGTATAAAATCCACTGCCCTGCTTTCCGTGCACGAGAAGCTGGGTGCCCGCATCGTTGACTTCGCGGGCTATCGCATGCCATTGCAGTACACATCCATCCTGGACGAGCATCAGGCGGTGCGCCAGGCGGCGGGTGTGTTCGATGTGTCGCACATGGGTGAGTTCTTCGTTTCGGGCACGGGCGTGCGCGCGTTCCTCGATTCGGTCACCGTGAACAATGTGGCCAGGCTGAAGCATGGCCAGATTCACTACAGCGCCATGATGACTCCCCAAGGGGGCATCGTCGACGATCTGCTGGTCTATTGTCAGGATGACGAACACTTCATGCTGGTCGTGAACGCCTCCAACCGCGACAAGGACCTGGCCTGGCTGAAATCCCACTGCCCGGCGGGCATCACCATTGACGACCAGAGCGACGACTGGAGTCTGCTGGCCGTGCAGGGGCCGCTGGCCTGGCCGCTGATCGTGGGCCTGAGTGACGAGCCCGGTCTGGATGAGGTGCCGTACTACTGGTTCCGCCACGGACACCTGCGCGGCATTCCGGCCATCATTTCCCGCACCGGCTACACGGGCGAGCGGGGCTTTGAACTGTACGTGCGCAACGAGCACGCGGTGGCACTCTGGGAGCTGCTGTTCCGCGAAGGTGAGGCCATCGGACTCAAGCCCATCGGGTTGGGCGCGCGTGACACGCTGCGCCTCGAGATGAAGTTCGCGCTCTACGGCAACGACATCGACGACACGACCAGCACCATCGAAGCCAATCTGGGCTGGATCACCAAGGCCCGCAAGGGAGATTTCCAGGGCAGCGAGGTGGTCAAGCGCCATCTCGCCGAAGGTGCACCCCGTCTGCTGGTGGGCTTCGAGCTGGTCGAGAAGGGCATTGCGCGCCATGGCCACAGCTGCTGGTCGGGTGACCAGGAAGTCGGTGTGGTCACCTCCGGGGCCATGAGCCCCAGCCTGGGCCGCCCCATCGGCATGGCCTACCTGCCCCCGGCTCTGGCCGCTGAGGGCAGCGAGTTCCAGGTGGAGATCCGCGGGCGCCGGCTGGCGGCACGTGTGGTCCCCACACCGTTCTACAATCCGGAAGTACCCTGCAAGTGA
- a CDS encoding 2-phosphosulfolactate phosphatase: protein MNMDVFFTLPQVGEDYLKEDTTVVVIDVLRATTTICHALAHGCHSLIPVSDLGEATGFVESLGRDNCLLGGERNGQKISGFDFGNSPAEYTAAKVRHQNIVFLTTNGSRIISRFRSASRVLIASFANMSRVVNFLKETGGQVAICCAGQRDQFCLEDSVCAGMIVQRLVEHFPEARLNDAARVGQVLAASYADNLKACFEEASHGRHLQSIGFESDLALCAQIDSLEVLPFYANERITLAPEPSPLRESRPVDVDGPALS from the coding sequence GTGAACATGGACGTGTTCTTCACCTTGCCCCAGGTGGGCGAGGATTATCTCAAGGAGGACACCACGGTCGTCGTGATCGATGTCCTTCGTGCCACCACCACCATCTGCCATGCGCTGGCTCACGGCTGCCACAGCCTGATTCCCGTGAGTGACCTGGGCGAGGCCACGGGCTTCGTGGAAAGCCTGGGCCGCGACAACTGCCTGCTGGGCGGCGAAAGGAATGGCCAGAAGATTTCCGGCTTCGATTTCGGCAACAGCCCGGCGGAGTACACGGCCGCCAAAGTGCGTCACCAGAACATCGTCTTCCTCACGACCAATGGCTCACGCATCATCAGCCGCTTCCGATCCGCGTCTCGCGTGCTGATCGCCAGTTTCGCCAACATGAGCCGCGTGGTGAACTTCCTCAAGGAAACCGGCGGCCAGGTCGCCATCTGCTGCGCCGGCCAGCGCGACCAGTTCTGTCTGGAAGACAGCGTCTGCGCGGGCATGATCGTGCAGCGACTGGTCGAGCATTTTCCCGAGGCGCGTCTCAACGACGCGGCCCGCGTGGGACAGGTGCTGGCGGCCTCCTATGCCGACAACCTGAAGGCCTGTTTCGAAGAGGCCAGCCACGGACGGCATCTGCAGTCGATTGGTTTCGAGAGCGATCTGGCGCTCTGTGCCCAGATCGATTCGCTGGAAGTCCTGCCGTTCTATGCCAACGAACGGATCACCCTGGCGCCCGAGCCGAGTCCCCTCCGGGAGTCACGGCCCGTGGACGTCGACGGACCGGCCCTCTCCTGA